Part of the Garra rufa chromosome 8, GarRuf1.0, whole genome shotgun sequence genome, TAATAATGCCCTATATTTCAggtcaaaataccccacagatcatttattatatgattttgaaaataaaaatgaaatgaaaattttaagtggaagcagaaacatgctatTTTCATGCAAATGAACTGCTGTTCCCTGCCCCCTTTTTCAGAATAGAGCTTTGCCCTTACAGCTCGTAGCTCAAGATACTCTGcttaaaacatctgtttggttttaattatgtctatcatgctgaaatcatgtattttaaaccatattagtttaaactccTGATGTAGGGTTTTATAAgtgcacacatccgaagcacgcgcacagaaagtggctgtaacACATTctcaagttctctttcatgtcttattgcgctttacATTGCCAAATACacaaaagtttatgttaaaaggagttacaaaaacaatcagctatgtctgtaaaggtaaacagctggTTAAGATACCGCTTGTTTATATTAGatgtgtgtggcagcagcgtaatatacagtaaataaatacacTGCTCTCATcccctctgaggctgggactctaaatagtgttctgtgctcatctgtgcagccaaagacaaaacagttagcatgcttttctCGAACATTCGCCATGGccttagaactggtacaccgttgtcactTGCGAGAACAAAATGGCGGCACCGTGGGttgttttttcacaagcttgcagagaaaggcttatcAAAAAAAATTACCGAGTTGTTCTTTTTatcgttttctgggttggtagatgcaccagggacccaattatagcacttaaacatggaaaaagtcagattttaatGAAAGTTCACCTTTAAGTTCCAAACAACACACAGTGGTGGGGTttgtgaatgaatcagcattGTGAAAAAGTGGCATGAAGACAGTCACTTGTCACCAAATGGCTTAATGTAATCTTCTGAAAGAATCCTCACCAACTGATGCACAGACTGAAGGCTAAGTCTGTCTGGAATGCGCAAACACAgacaagtggagtgatacaaacagcAAAAAGTCCTGGAAATCTTAACAGCTTTACAGAAGAAAAGCAATTTAAAGTTTACTTTGTCCTCAGAATATTTAACAGATTAGTTTTGGCCtagttattttttaaaattcatattTTTGAAATGTACCAAGAATTTTCCCCTGTATATTTAGAGATAATTTCTTGGACAATCTGAAATACGTTTCCATTCTGGAAAGCAATTTGTATTACACAATGAACAAACAGTTAAAATTTCCTGTTTCAAAAAGAGTTTCTGACTGACAAGCAAGTACACAGGCCCATTGTCTAAAAGCAGCACAATGGATTAAGCTCAACTCAGTCACCTTTAAAGAAGCTTATTACACATTGCATTAGTTATGAGGATGGCTGCTGGTTCCATGCAAATTTCAGCAGTGCTACACAATAGGATCCACCTGCGCAGTCATTCTGAGATAAATATAGAGGGGAAGAAGAGCTTACATCTGCTGCCCAGCTTTTGTCACCTTGCCATGTTTCCTTGGATATCCATCTTCCGTTGGCCACACACCTCCACTGCACCTCCCTCCGAAATCCCCCACCTCTATCCACCGATTGTTTTACGAACATGGCCGTATGCCTACAGTTTCAGGTGACATTAAATAATGACATCAGCTAAAAGCAGCAAGCAAATGCCGCTTCATTCATGGACGTCGGACCATGAGTGATGCATATCGGGTGCTTTTTGGCTTCAGACGGGCTAGTGTTCCTTATAATGGGGGTGACACTCCGCTAACACTATGCAGCTGAAAGACAACATGACATAGGAGTCCATTTACGGAGTGTTCAGGAATGTGGCGGCCCGCGGTCTGGCCAGCACCTCATATTCCGAATCAGTAGACCATTGAACTGGGTCACGTTTGTGTCTATCATTGCAGATGAGCGTCACTCATTAACCTTTAATTACGAGAGAACTCTTATATAGGACAGGGCTTTTCAAAGGGGGATTTTCTGATGAGCGAATCTCTCTTTATCAACTTCAGCGATGTAGCCAGGTGGATCGCTGACCCCCATAAATCGGTCCCACAAAGTGCAAAGCCTTTCATCTGTCACACAACAATCCTCACAAAGCAGACGAGGCAAATTTGTGAGATTGAGGTATTTGGGGGAGTCAAGTAGCTTGAGCATCCAGGTCTGGGAGAGATCAACCACACTCCCATCAACATGCAGGTGCAAGGTCAAAGTGAGAGAGTACACAAGCTTCCTTTGTTCAACACACCAAACTTTCTCAGGAAGCTTATCTTAGTCCTGACACAGGGTTCAAATTAGGGATGGCACAGGACTCTTGCTTTATAACAGCTAAACATGTTTGAAactacttaaaggattagttcacttccagaataaaaattacctgataatttactcacctccatgtcatccaagatgttcatgtNNNNNNNNNNNNNNNNNNNNNNNNNNNNNNNNNNNNNNNNNNNNNNNNNNNNNNNNNNNNNNNNNNNNNNNNNNNNNNNNNNNNNNNNNNNNNNNNNNNNNNNNNNNNNNNNNNNNNNNNNNNNNNNNNNNNNNNNNNNNNNNNNNNNNNNNNNNNNNNNNNNNNNNNNNNNNNNNNNNNNNNNNNNNNNNNNNNNNNNNNNNNNNNNNNNNNNNNNNNNNNNNNNNNNNNNNNNNNNNNNNNNNNNNNNNNNNNNNNNNNNNNNNNNNNNNNNNNNNNNNNNNNNNNNNNNNNNNNNNNNNNNNNNNNNNNNNNNNNNNNNNNNNNNNNNNNNNNNNNNNNNNNNNNNNNNNNNNNNNNNNNNNNNNNNNNNNNNNNNNNNNNNNNNNNNNNNNNNNNNNNNNNNNNNNNNNNNNNNNNNNNNNNNNNNNNNNNNNNNNNNNNNNNNNNNNNNNNNNNNNNNNNNNNNNNNNNNNNNNNNNNNNNNNNNNNNNNNNNNNTGATAttttttggagctttggtgttgccgaTTTTACACTTTGTTTTGTACTTGTTGCTTTTTAGTCGAGCACCCATTTGAGACTGATGTGCAtgcttttgtttaatttttcttcatatatttttaaagacaaatgctcgtcttgcactagcttaacTTCATGCGTTATGTAGTCAcgctggaaaggtcacatgtgacgtATGCTGATGTACCGACCCAGAGTTTAcaaaacaaacatgcaaagaaagtcaaagaaACCCTTTTACTAtgtttccatccacctatttttatgcacattttggaatatcgcatttaaaaaaaagaaaacgctGGATGGAATCGCCAAGATGCACATAAATTCTACAAATGTGTATAAAAATGTATGCGCACAATTAAGAAGGATATACTTTTTATCCAATAAGAAAAAATGTGTATGGTCTATGTTAAAAACACATGTACCGAATAAATTCCACCATGCGTATCAAAAAAGTCATATAACTTTGGATGATGGGATGGGATACCTTAACTAACCAGGTGACCGATCTTGCTGCACAGCATCCAAAATGTTGTTTTGGTCGTTTTAAAATGACTGAGCTATGTCTTACACAGCTGCGTTACCAAACAGCAGCATCCACCTCCAAAAGCAATAACCACATTTATTGTGTTTTGGCTGCTTGCTTTGCAAGTGATATGAAAATGATCATATTAaatggcttctcctacttttcttagtgatattttgTGCCAGTTTATCAAAAAGTGAAAGTTTGTTCTCTTTGACTGGAAAGAGTTGGATGGAAATTAtgctatatatgtgaccctggaccacaaaaccagtcttaagtcgctggggtatatttgtagcaatagccaaaaatacatggcatgggtcaaaattattgatttttcttttatgccaaaaatcattaggaaattaagtaaagatcatgttccatgaagattttttgtaaaattcctactgtaaaggtatcaaaatgtaatttttgattagtaatatgcattgttaagaacctaatttgaacaactttaaaggtgattttctcaggattttgatttttttgcaccctcagattccagattttcaaatagatgtatctcggccaaattttgtcctatcctaacaaaccatacatcaatagaaagcttatttactgagctttcatattctatATACATTCTATatactcagttttgtaaaatttaaccttatgactggttttgtggtccagggtcacatatacaaatGTTTAATGTGATATTCCAGTTTTGTGCATAAGTTAAAATCGcatctttggatggaaacatGACTACAGAGATAGAGTTTTTTGCACTATCCTACCTTTCTGAatcaaagtacacagacgaagcaTTAACCATGCaaaacctttccaacatgattacgtaatacGTGAAAATGTGgacgcgcatcgcagagctagtgtgagatgagcatttgtggttaaaaagtatttaattattttttatttttatttttttgttaagctgcactgaaactgcaatttggaccttcaacttgttggccaccactgaagtatACTATATAAAGAATATGGAatgaaatcctggaatgttttcctcaaaaaccttaatttctttttgactgaagagagcatcttaaaggagtagttcactttcagaacaaaaatttacagataatgtactcacccccttgtcatccaagattttcatgtctttctttcttcagtcgtaaggaaatggtgttttttgaggaaaacatttcaggatttctctccatataatagacttctatggtgcccccgaggtgAACTtcgaaaatgcagtttaaatgcagcttcaaagggctctaaacgatcacagccgaggaagaagggtcttatctagtgaaacaatcggttattttctaaaaacatttacaacttatatactttttaatctcaaacgagctagacaagacaagcatttgcttttttttgataaaaggtatataaattgtaatttaaataacccattgttttgctagataagacccttctttcctcggctgtgatcgtttacagtcctttgaagttgcattttggaagttcaaactcaggggcaccatagaagtccattatatggagagaaatcctgaaatgttttcctcaaaaaacataatttccttacgactgaagaaagaaagacatgaacatcttggatgacaagggggtgagtacattatctgtcaatttttgttctgaaagtgaactactcctttaactgacATGGAGatgagtaaattgtcaggaaatttttattctaatcctttaagaaaataatatatttaacagACATTCCAGTTCCTACTTGTGTATTTAAAAAGGTGTAAAATCCAGTTTGGGACAAGATAGACAGATATTAGTTATTTTACTCAAACATGAAACTAATGAACCTTTCTTGCTCTACAGATGGTTCTCCTGGCTCGATGTGAAGGTCACTGCAGCCACACGTCCCGTTCAGACCCGCTGATCTCTTTCAGCTCCGTCCTGAAGCAGCCTTTCAAAAGCACGTGTTTCTGTTGCCGTCCACATACCTCCAAACTGAAGGCGGTACGTCTGCGATGCTCAGGCGGGACACGGATAACCGCCACTTACCGTTACATCCTTGCATGCAGCTGTGAGGAGTGCAGCTGAATAAATTTGTCATGGAGAAAGACCCTCTGGCtgaaacacataaaaaaaaaaaagttgaaggtACACTTTATTGCTAATGATTCAGAGCAACCATTTTATGACTCATTAGCACTGCCGCAATGTTGCCAACTAGCCATCAAGACTTCAAGAAGAATCACAACACATGTAAAGCGGTGCATGCACTGGGATTTCCAGATGGCGGCCCACCCGTCGCACCTGCGCATGCGCTCGGCCAGTCAATTTACTTTTACTGCATTCCATTGTTTTGATCACTGCGTGTGTAAAATAGCGAATGCCGACAACAAAATCGTAAATCTTGAGGGAAATTGGTTGAAGCTGAAGGGGGAGTCACTTTGGCGGACTATGTTTTACAGTATATGAGAGACTTGATACACAGACCAGGACAGAAATGTTCTCATAGACAATGCAAGTGTTATATAAGTTTGAGTTTTGAGTCTAGGATTGAAATGGATAATTCACCCACCTAAAGTCTCTGGAATTGCTCATGTTCCAGCATCCATTTTTGCTTCATTATACTGGCTTAATatttaaacaatgaaaaatactctTGTAAAGCTCATATTGCCAATTTTAGACTTTGACTGCGGGGTTCACAGCAATCTACCTTGCCAGACTCTATGTGGAAAATGTCAGCGTTAAGTCTGTTTACTTCATCATCAAAGTCTCGCAATGGCTCATGACACATAATAGCAGCAGGTTGTCAAGCTAATCACGTACAGTTATGATAACTATGATGTTTGCATTGTGGAATTGTACAGTAAATGACGAGTACCATATATAAAAAAGAATGAAAGCAAATGTATTGTTCCTCAAATGTCTCGTGTCAGTGCAAATAAATTCACCCTCTACAAATTGCTGAAACTGTACCGCTGGGAAATTATGACAGTTTGCTCGCTGGACAGGTTTGTACTCCACTACAAACCTGACAGCTTTTTGGGCTCCGCACATGAATCTAATAAACAGTGCCCTTTTGTTTTTAAAGACTGACTGGCTGCCTTGTGCTAGCTGTCTTGTTACACATACTTTGGCTCCTCGATACAATGTGACTTTCAGTGGGGCTATAATTAACTTAATGGCCAATTTGACAGCATGACAGACAGTCCACATAATAGCTGTCAGTTGAGTTCTCTGTAATTTTTATGGCTGCCCCAAGACATCTCCCCACACGATAGTCTCCGAGGCACTCAGTTAAATGTCATATCACGTTGTTCTCTGACCTTGCGTTCATTCTAACAGAAAGTTCCAGGTGTTGTACACGTGTGCGTCTTTATCCCCTTTCAAACAAGTGATAAGTCAAGCAAAACCGACAAGTGATACAAACAGAATGGGGTTTAAGCATTTCACCTGATTACTGTTAATTGAAGCCAGTCCCAGTTTTGGCCCAAAAGTGTGACTTTTCCTTTTCTGTGATGTCCACTTGAGTGAAGAAGACCATCTGAAAGAAAAAATGGTAAGATATTTTCTCCCAGAGAAATGCCTTGATTCAGAAATAAAACACAAAGCCACTGTGAATATTCAATCCACACATGACTGCAATATCCTTTTGATCTCTCAAAAGATAGCGATATGAGGCAGTGTAGTATTCTGTCCTCTCACATTATTAACCTGAAACCAATAGCAGCTGCAATTTTTCATTACTGAAATTGAAATAGTTATTCGCTTGTGTCTTTTTATTACACACTCTCTTCTTCAAGACAATTCCTCTTTACTGGGCTTGCACACACAGCTACTTTGCAATTAAAATCTGTTGTCAGAAAAAACAGACATAATTACTTAAAAGCAAAACAATCTAAAAGAATGTGCACTTCATTcgccaaatctttttttttttttttttaatcaattataGTACCAGGAGTATGAAGTAATATATGCTATAGTACTGCCAACTGAACCAACATCTTAATATAGATGCTATAGCTGTTGCTGTTTGAGTTTCTATGTTGTACACTTACGTAGCAATTCCGCCCTCTTGTGGCTGAGATAGTAACATGACACTCTCTTGAAAGAAATATTTAAACTAAATTTCTGCCATTATTTAccctaatgtattttttttctggggAGCACTACAAGAGATACTATGTAGAATGATCATGCTCATGTTCAGGTCCTTTtttttactacaataaaagcaTATATGTGTTGTTAAGGTCCCAGAATGTCTATACAACCCTACATTATATCCCTATATCAAGCAAAATAACTTAAAACGTAGACATTTACTTATGCACAATCACTAATTCCAAATGTAGGTGTTGTTGATATATAAAGTTGATATTTTATTACGATTTTTTTTatctatatacagtgccttgcaaaagtattcacaccccttcattttttttcacattttgttttgttgcagcattatgttaaactgctttaaattagttttccccacatccatttacactccatacaccataataatgacaaagcaaaaaccagatttgcaaatttgacaaatttattaaaaataaaacactgaaataagtacattgcataagtattcatacccttaactcagtacatgaagcacctttacagcctcaagtctttttgggtatgatgtgatgtgcatttggcaattatctgctattttttgcctcaccttttcacctctcaagctctgtcagcttggatgggggctggcagacattttctagagtcctagttgttccaatcgtcttccattatggataaaggaggctacatgcttctgtgaaccttcaatgcagcagatttttttctgaactcttccctggatcattgccttaacgcctgtctgtcactgagctctacaggctgttatcttgacctcaggacttggtttttgctctgatatgcattttcagctgttagaccttttctgagaggtgtgtgcctttctaaatcatactcattcaaatgaatttgccacagtttaactccacttgaactgtagtaacatctagaagcaatatgaatgctcctgagctacatttcgagtgttccagaaaagggtatgaatacttatgcaacgggatcttttcagttttttatttctaataaatttgcaaagttgttacaaaccttttgtactttgtcattatggtgtatgagatgtagattgatgtggaaacaaaataatttaaagcagtttaacataatgctgcatcaaaacaaaatgtgaaaaaaaatgaaggggtatgaatacttttgcaaggcactgtacatataCACAgccttttaaaagtttgggatcagaaagatttttttttttttaatgacgtctcttatgctcattaaggctgcatttatttgataaaaaaaaaaacagtaatattgtgaaatattattgcaatttaaaatatattttttctattttaatgtacattaaattcattcctgtgatgcaaagctgaattttcagcatcattacttcagtcttcagtgtcacatactccttcagaaatctttctaataatatataattgctaactgttggaaactgttgtgatgcttcatattttttcatagtttcatagtttttttctggattttttggatcaaaaaaagttaaaaagagcagcatttatttaaaataaaaaaataatttcttacaatataagtctttactatccctttgtatcaatttaacatccttgctgagtaaaagtattaatttcttaaacaaaaaaaaaagaaaaaagattttaaaaatgctgattcaaaggtttttaacaatagtgtatattgttgcacaagatttatttttaaaataaatgctgttctttttttaatctttttattcatcaaataatcctgaaataaaaaagtatcataggttaaaaataaaaaataaaaaccatcacaactgtttccagcaatgataataaattagcatattagtatgatttctgaaggatcatgggacaatgacgactggagtaatgatgctgaaaattcagctttgcattacagaaataaattatattttaaagtatattaaaatagaaaactattattttaaattgcaataatatttcacaatattcctgttttttctgtatttctaatcaaataaatgcataaaagacatctttaaaaaaaaacataaaaaatcttactgatcccaaactgtatatattattgtttaattaaaatacgTAAAAGTTTGTTTTTGTATAACATTAGTGAGGTGGCAGAATTCTGAGTGGCCTGGAACACAGCATTATGGTTTGGCATTTTTGAGTAAAAGTCTGTGGTGACATTACTTGAGGaggttttcatgttttgttctaTAACATAAATTAGACACAGTCATAATTTATAAAAGATTCTAAAAGCATTGCATAGTCCAAAAATGTAAGTTGCCATACAAGTACTACAGTGGTTGTCCAATTCTTCAAGCACATTAACCAAGCAACTAaaatttttcagaaaaaaaaaaagaacttgatTCTACAAGTAATGGTAACCACAGCCCTTATTTCACTCTAATCTGCCAATCTGAAGTTCCTCAGGGAACTTTCTTTCTGGGTTTTAGGACTACAAACTCAACAACTGTTTTACTTTTCATAGAACCATTCCacatgagacataaacttgcctGCACTATGGTTTTCTAACAAACATCTGTCAGCAGAAATGGTATAtagtagtgatgcgcgggtcgtctcataacccgcgggccccgcgggtaacctgcgggtcgggttggggcgggtaaagaaactgtcactttatttgcggggcgggttggggcgggtcattaaatacaaaataaaataaaaaaatcaatgtatgttgcgtgcaattccctatagctcatattacatatttgggaatatctattttcatattttattaagttctttaataaggttatcaacacgtcacgtcacgaaagcgccaagcagctcccgctgccagccacaagcgcatcaagcgaacgcacattcagctctgcaggcctggtgctatgcgtatttaaatctcctctgatgcgcattatcctgcattagccaaaatcatgacagtcaaccacatccagttatatgtgaatgaatgtaaatattcgctaaaaacacacaataaagacagcaatgatgtagtcaggactgtggcgccggcttgctttgaaatgtatttggtgattgcgcccgctgcgtttcctgcaccctagtcattttaaacagtagcctacataataacgaaaacaatatcttacaaataaaaagaagcagattttcatgatcagaacttccttaaaccagtgaacctttaaatctttcagtccaaggatccagtaaacgaatgcgttcaaacagaaagttcaaaacgatattcataaatgaagcatatatacccacatttcttccggcacaactaacgttacaccactgattatcttgttattaatatgatttgatttatggttcatattcataatcgtacagtattgttgccagtttaaagggcgaaaagcactttcggttttcatttgcattacaatgcatagtatgtctatttaattgtcgcgggtgcggggcggggcgggttgtaaaaatagacacagtactgcggggcgggccaaataatttcataattgcgggacccgcgggttgaaaaaaaccccgacccgcgcatcactagtatATAGGGCACCAATATCTTTATATCATATAAGGGCAAAGACATACTTATGTTAAATCTGGGTAACTTGCTTACTCAAATAAGATCAACAACGGATTTGGATTATCTGCTGTATACTTATTATGGATATTATAACGTATGGCCTGACAGCCTCAACCTGTAGTGAGTGAGAGTTAAAGAGCCTGAACCTGTGTGTGAGGCTACAGGCACAACCTACATGACTATATCCACCAGATGGCAGCAAACTCTATCAGAAACAGTGAAtacaaaaactactaaaaatccCATTAGGGTACACAACAAAATAACAGATCAAGTAGTTTAAACACTTTTCAAGCAAATTTCACCAAAAGCATGATATGTTTTAAAAGacatataatgtaaatatatacaaGACACTTTCTGGCTGTCAAACTTAGTTGATCGTGTTCATTAATTACACCTATGGTCACTCTGCTAGGACACCAATGTGTAAACATCATGTTTCATTTTAAAGGAAATTAAAATGGTATTGTTATAGCTAACTTGCTCAACCTTTCAGAATAATGGAGTATCTAAAAAGACAAAGCACATTCACTGAACTGAGGGGGTTTCCCAGTCTTGCAACTAACAAGACCCTCTGGAGAATCTCTTGTACCCTTGAAAGGTGCCTAGAATACTCTAAAGAGTAAAAATAAAGTGTCTCAAAATCTGGAATACTTGTCCATGCTACACTGTACAAGTTTATCATACCACTCATCCACGTAACTGCTGCTAACCAACTTTATGTTGGCTTAAGAAAGCCTAGACACAAAATTTGAAGtagtttaaaaagaaaattattttcaGTTATAAAATATCCTCAGAGGACGTCAGTAGTAATATTATGTAATACTGCTGTAGACCTAGTGTTTATTTTGTTGCTAGGCCGATTGTTTGGTACACTCTGATTATCTTGGCGGATGCGCAGTGTCAAGTATACGATACATTGTACTATATTTTGCATTAGATATAACAGTAAAATTAAAGTTCAATAATATCGAGTAACTTACATTTCGGACAAAAAAGGCCAGTTTATTCGCATACTTCGTCAATGAAACTGTCTAAAACCGAAGTTGGTTCTCTTTCAAGCATACGTTTCGGTGTCTCACTATGGGATACGCCCCTTCCGCGTGTTCCTCAGAAGCCCTATTACATTACGCCAGCCCCAATTGGCTGGCAGACGTGACGTTGCGTCTGGGAGTGACCTCCCCACCCCTCGTATAAAGGGAGCAACGCAGCGTCACTTCGACATTCAAAAAACCTCTTCTCGCTTCACACCAGAAGCCTATCTTTCGAACTCTTGGACGAATTACTGGCCACCACGCCGTTTTTCGCCTGGCTCCTTCAATTTGCACTCCAGCTGATTGCGAGGATTGTTCGTTTACACGATGGCTGCAGCAACGCAGACTGTCCAGGCTAGGGAAGGAGAGGCTGCGCGACTTTGTTTGTGTGGGAACAAAATTTCGAGCAAGGACACACACCAGGTCTGCTCAGCGTGTCTCGGGCTGAAACATGCCCAACTGGCGATCGACAACCCCGGTTCCTGCGAACACTGCGCGCGTTTCACGACGAAAAGCCTTCGCCGACGGCTAGCACGCCAAGCTAGCCTGTCGGGCCTCGA contains:
- the ndp gene encoding norrin — encoded protein: MRNLVALRQPGILLLLVTCPLLTILHGVTCKAESGHLGDNDPDRCLRHHFVETITHPIYKCNSKMVLLARCEGHCSHTSRSDPLISFSSVLKQPFKSTCFCCRPHTSKLKAVRLRCSGGTRITATYRYILACSCEECS